A part of Scyliorhinus canicula unplaced genomic scaffold, sScyCan1.1, whole genome shotgun sequence genomic DNA contains:
- the LOC119959322 gene encoding zinc finger protein 239-like: MEKPWKCEDCGKGFRFPSKLEIHRRSHTGDRPFTCYKCGKGFTQLFNLQTHQRVHTGERPFTCSQCEKRFSDSTTLQIHQRVHTGEKPFTCSQCLKGFTRLSTLQSHQRVHTGERPFTCSQCGKGFAHLSTLRGHKRVHTGERPFTCFQCGKGFIDSSTLRKHQRVHTGERPLTCSQCGKGFTRLSHLRIHQRIHTGERPFTCTQCKKGFSDSSTLQKHQRVHTGERPFTCSQCGKGFTRLTTLRTHQRVHTGERPFTCSQCGKGFIRLSHLRIHQRVHTGERPLTCSQCGRGFTQLSNLQIHQRVHTGERPFTCSPCGKGFTQLSHLQTHQRVHTGERPFTCSRCGKVFTQLSNLRRHQRVHTGETPSTSPCEMGLHVSLDLL, from the coding sequence atggagaaaccatggaaatgtgaggactgtgggaagggatttagattcccatctaagctggagattcatcgacgcagtcacactggggacaggccgttcacctgctacaagtgcgggaagggattcactcagttattcaatctgcagacacaccagcgagttcacacaggggagaggccattcacctgctctcagtgtgagaagcgaTTCAGTGATTCAACCACCTTGCagatacatcagcgagttcacactggggagaaaccattcacctgctctcagtgtttgaagggattcactcggctatccaccctgcagtcacaccagcgagttcacactggggagaggccattcacctgctctcagtgtgggaaaggatttgcacACTTATCCACCCTGCGGGGACAcaaacgtgttcacactggggaaaggccattcacctgctttcagtgtgggaagggatttattgattcatccaccctgcggaaacatcagcgagttcacactggggagaggccactcacctgctctcaatgtgggaagggattcactcggttatctcaTCTGCGGattcaccagcgaattcacactggggagaggccattcacctgcactcaGTGTAAGAAGggtttcagtgattcatccaccctgcagaaacatcagcgagttcacactggggagaggccattcacctgttctcaatgtgggaagggattcactcggttaaccaCCCTGCGtacacaccagcgtgttcacactggggagaggccattcacctgctctcagtgtgggaagggattcattcggttatctcacctgcggattcaccagcgagttcacactggggagaggccactcacctgctctcagtgtgggagaggatttactcagttatccaacctgcagatacaccagcgagttcacactggggagaggccgttcacctgctctccgtgtgggaagggattcactcagttatctcacctgcagacacaccaacgagttcacactggggaaaggccattcacctgctctcggtgtgggaaagtatttactcagttatccaacctgcggagacaccagcgagttcacactggggagacgccGTCCACCTCTCCATGTGAGATGGGATTACATGTTTCATTGGACCTtctgtga